One window of the Streptomyces sp. NBC_00654 genome contains the following:
- a CDS encoding LLM class F420-dependent oxidoreductase — protein sequence MPVPLGLGLPQMKRYDLSRDVADVARAAEETGYDSLWVFERVLFPENTAQGLYGVPGMPWPDRYRGIADPLITLTLAAAATDRALLGTSVLVAPLHIPFQLARSLASLDAAGGGRVVAGFGTGWSLDEYAAAAVAPFEKRGAVLDELLDVCAAVWGPDPVAYEGELTAIAPSEVGPKPVRPIPVYLAAGGPRAVRRLVERADGWMPVAMGARQLGEQWRRIQDLAAEHGRDRPLRARVRANVIYSAKPVEDRDRAAFHGNVAQIVDDLAAHAATGVPEFLLDLQATARDAAELTDLAAEVYETARAAGI from the coding sequence ATGCCGGTCCCCCTCGGTCTCGGTCTTCCCCAGATGAAGCGGTACGACCTCAGCCGCGATGTCGCCGACGTGGCACGGGCGGCGGAGGAGACCGGGTACGACAGCCTGTGGGTCTTCGAGCGTGTGCTGTTCCCCGAGAACACGGCCCAGGGCCTGTACGGCGTTCCGGGGATGCCCTGGCCCGATCGGTACCGCGGCATCGCCGACCCGCTGATCACGCTCACCCTGGCCGCCGCCGCCACGGACCGGGCCCTGCTCGGGACCAGCGTCCTGGTCGCCCCGCTGCACATTCCGTTCCAGCTGGCCCGCTCGCTGGCCTCCCTCGACGCCGCCGGCGGTGGCCGGGTGGTCGCGGGCTTCGGCACCGGCTGGTCGCTCGACGAGTACGCCGCTGCCGCCGTGGCCCCCTTCGAGAAGCGCGGTGCCGTCCTGGACGAACTGCTCGACGTGTGCGCCGCGGTCTGGGGTCCGGACCCGGTCGCGTACGAGGGCGAGCTGACGGCCATCGCCCCCTCCGAGGTCGGCCCCAAGCCGGTCCGGCCGATTCCGGTGTACCTCGCCGCGGGCGGCCCGCGCGCCGTCCGCCGCCTGGTGGAACGGGCGGACGGCTGGATGCCCGTCGCCATGGGCGCTCGGCAACTGGGTGAGCAGTGGCGGCGGATCCAGGATCTCGCCGCCGAACACGGCCGCGACCGCCCCCTCCGGGCACGCGTCCGCGCCAACGTGATCTACAGCGCCAAGCCGGTCGAGGACCGGGACCGCGCCGCCTTCCACGGGAACGTCGCGCAGATCGTGGACGACCTGGCGGCCCACGCGGCCACCGGCGTACCGGAGTTCCTGCTCGACCTCCAGGCCACGGCACGCGACGCCGCCGAGCTGACGGACCTGGCCGCCGAGGTGTACGAGACGGCTCGCGCCGCAGGGATCTGA
- a CDS encoding alpha/beta fold hydrolase — protein MSATHEQAATVRSTVVSNDGTTIAFERSGGGPAVILVSSALADRSDTRKLAGLLAPHFTVVNYDRRGRGASSDGADYAVRREIDDIAALIEHLGGSASVFGSSSGAVLALRAAAAGLDIERLALYEPPFAVVPGDFGPPEGFARHIDGLLAEDRRGEAVKAFMTKAQGMPGFMVATMRLMPGVWSNLTAMAHTLPYDIAVMGDTQQGRPLRAEEWSSAAAPTLVITGSKSPDGFRSAARAVVEVLPDAGHRTLQGLSHGAVVMAPRKLAPGLVEFLRG, from the coding sequence ATGTCAGCAACGCACGAGCAGGCGGCCACTGTGAGGTCGACGGTCGTCTCGAACGACGGCACGACCATCGCGTTCGAGCGGTCGGGCGGTGGGCCTGCCGTGATCCTGGTGTCCTCGGCCCTGGCCGACCGCTCCGACACCAGGAAGCTCGCCGGCCTCCTCGCCCCGCACTTCACCGTCGTCAACTACGACCGCCGCGGCCGGGGCGCCAGCAGCGACGGCGCCGACTACGCGGTGCGGCGCGAGATCGACGACATAGCGGCCCTGATCGAGCACCTGGGCGGCTCCGCCTCGGTGTTCGGCAGCTCATCCGGCGCCGTGCTCGCCCTGCGCGCCGCCGCGGCGGGACTGGACATCGAGCGGCTCGCGCTCTACGAGCCGCCCTTCGCCGTCGTGCCCGGCGACTTCGGACCGCCGGAGGGCTTCGCCCGGCACATCGACGGTCTGCTCGCCGAGGACCGGCGCGGCGAAGCGGTGAAGGCCTTCATGACCAAGGCCCAGGGCATGCCCGGGTTCATGGTCGCGACGATGCGGCTGATGCCCGGAGTGTGGTCGAACCTCACGGCGATGGCCCACACCCTGCCGTACGACATCGCGGTCATGGGCGACACCCAGCAGGGCAGGCCGCTGCGCGCCGAGGAGTGGTCGTCCGCGGCCGCGCCGACCCTCGTGATCACCGGCTCCAAGAGCCCCGACGGCTTCCGGAGCGCGGCGCGAGCGGTCGTCGAGGTGCTGCCCGACGCCGGTCATCGGACGCTCCAGGGCCTCAGCCACGGAGCGGTGGTCATGGCGCCCAGGAAGCTCGCGCCGGGGCTCGTCGAGTTCCTCCGGGGCTGA
- a CDS encoding MFS transporter, which yields MPGQPRKPLSPKRAHRRAVTATVVGNFVESFDWLGYGLFAHLFAARFFPSSNPVTSLIGAFAVLGIGVLVRPLGGILLGRLADRRGRRPALMLAISLMTAGSVLIGITPTYDQIGLLAPLVLILARIAQGISSGGEWPAAAAYLMEVAPQRRKSLYGSLFSLTTVAGAFTASLLGGGLTALLGPDAMASWGWRVPFLVGGLFGAVLMIMRRQLAETEVFRREASERPARGSLRKVLVTYRRQVLRSVLFIAGMAAVGGVWTSVVPAMGQKLGAPGLMFWVVVCATAVLMVVNVPIGLLADRVGPRRFLLSASVVFAAAGSYTYLTIEGTFTSLLLTYLSGTVYLTCVTTTLPGILSELYPTENRALGLGLPNAVTSAVLGGIAPALATYLAERDASGWTMAWVMAMVLLAWPAAFMRSPAPAPAAPSPGFSLVG from the coding sequence ATGCCCGGGCAGCCACGCAAGCCGCTCTCCCCGAAGCGCGCCCATCGCCGAGCGGTCACCGCGACCGTCGTCGGCAACTTCGTCGAATCCTTCGACTGGCTGGGATACGGGCTCTTCGCCCATCTCTTCGCAGCCCGCTTCTTCCCCTCCTCGAACCCGGTCACGTCCCTGATCGGCGCGTTCGCCGTACTCGGCATCGGCGTACTGGTCCGGCCGCTGGGCGGCATCCTGCTGGGCCGCCTCGCCGACCGGCGCGGGCGGCGCCCCGCCCTGATGCTCGCCATCAGCCTGATGACCGCGGGTTCCGTACTGATCGGCATCACCCCCACCTACGACCAGATCGGCCTGCTCGCCCCGCTGGTCCTGATCCTGGCCCGTATCGCCCAGGGCATCTCCTCGGGCGGCGAGTGGCCGGCGGCCGCCGCGTACCTCATGGAGGTGGCGCCCCAGCGCCGTAAGTCCCTCTACGGCAGCCTCTTCTCCCTCACCACCGTCGCGGGCGCGTTCACCGCGTCCCTCCTAGGTGGCGGCCTGACGGCGCTGCTCGGCCCCGATGCCATGGCCTCGTGGGGCTGGCGCGTCCCGTTCCTCGTCGGCGGACTCTTCGGCGCGGTACTGATGATCATGCGTCGCCAGCTCGCCGAGACCGAGGTCTTCCGGCGCGAGGCCAGCGAGCGTCCTGCCCGTGGGTCCCTGCGCAAGGTCCTCGTCACCTACCGCCGTCAGGTCCTCAGGTCCGTGCTGTTCATCGCGGGCATGGCCGCGGTGGGCGGCGTATGGACCTCCGTGGTGCCGGCCATGGGGCAGAAGCTGGGTGCCCCGGGACTGATGTTCTGGGTCGTCGTCTGCGCCACGGCGGTCCTCATGGTGGTCAACGTTCCGATCGGCCTGCTCGCCGACAGAGTGGGTCCCCGGCGCTTCCTCCTGTCGGCGAGCGTCGTCTTCGCCGCCGCCGGTTCCTACACCTACCTGACCATCGAGGGCACTTTCACCAGCCTGCTGCTCACCTACCTCAGTGGCACGGTCTACCTGACCTGCGTCACGACGACGCTCCCCGGCATCCTCTCCGAGCTCTACCCCACGGAGAACCGTGCGCTGGGGCTGGGCCTGCCCAACGCCGTCACCTCGGCCGTCCTCGGCGGCATCGCACCGGCACTGGCCACCTATCTGGCGGAACGCGATGCGTCGGGCTGGACCATGGCCTGGGTGATGGCCATGGTCCTGCTCGCCTGGCCGGCGGCCTTCATGCGCTCGCCCGCCCCCGCACCCGCCGCCCCATCTCCCGGATTCAGCCTGGTGGGATGA
- a CDS encoding DUF4287 domain-containing protein has translation MSFQAYLDTIEDKTGLTPREFIALAHERGYDDPSTKAGTILEWLKTDYNLGRGHGMALVHVFKKGATIDAKHVGSSGSHRDESDTLWLDGKKTRP, from the coding sequence ATGTCGTTTCAGGCGTATCTGGACACGATCGAGGACAAGACCGGACTGACTCCGCGAGAGTTCATCGCGCTCGCGCACGAGCGCGGCTACGACGACCCCTCCACCAAGGCCGGAACGATTCTGGAGTGGCTCAAGACGGACTACAACCTGGGCCGCGGGCACGGAATGGCACTGGTGCACGTCTTCAAGAAGGGCGCGACGATCGACGCGAAGCACGTCGGATCGTCCGGCTCGCACCGCGACGAGTCCGACACCCTCTGGCTGGACGGGAAGAAGACCCGCCCCTGA